One Prunus dulcis chromosome 7, ALMONDv2, whole genome shotgun sequence DNA segment encodes these proteins:
- the LOC117633512 gene encoding E3 ubiquitin-protein ligase PUB23-like → MDLEIDVPSFFICPISLEIMKDPVTITTGITYDRESIEKWLFLSKNNTCPVTKQVVSDSDITPNHTLRRLLQAWCTLNASHGIERIPTPKPPVSKTQIAKLFREAKKSPLCLSRCLGEIRSMASHSEANKRSIEAAGASEFLSSMIINNVRNNNNVESEEALSILYNLNLSEDALKTLVGKEGEFIDALIKLMQRGSYESRAYAVMLFRSMFEVADDPMKMTNVRPEFFIEVVQVLNDQISQQASKATLQLLIKLCPWGRNRVKALEAGAVNVLIELLLDTSADRRTLEMTLMVLDMICACAEGRAALLNHGAGLAVISKKIMRVSKVGSERAVRILFSICKFSATPSVLQEMMQLGVVAKLCLVLQVDSGSKTKEKAREILKLHARTWKNSTCIPSSLVSSYPS, encoded by the coding sequence ATGGATCTAGAAATTGATGTTCCTTCATTTTTCATCTGCCCCATTTCTCTGGAAATCATGAAAGACCCCGTCACAATTACAACCGGGATAACCTACGACCGGGAAAGTATCGAGAAATGGCTATTCTTGAGCAAGAACAACACCTGCCCCGTCACCAAACAAGTGGTTTCGGACTCTGACATCACCCCAAACCACACTCTCCGCCGGCTGCTCCAAGCTTGGTGCACCTTGAACGCTTCTCACGGCATCGAGCGGATCCCTACTCCGAAGCCGCCTGTCAGCAAAACCCAGATCGCCAAGCTCTTCAGAGAAGCCAAAAAGTCTCCACTGTGCTTGTCGAGATGCCTTGGAGAAATCCGGTCCATGGCGTCCCACAGTGAAGCCAACAAGAGAAGCATCGAAGCCGCCGGCGCAAGCGAGTTCTTGTCTTCCATGATCATCAACAACGTCAGAAACAACAACAATGTTGAAAGCGAAGAAGCTTTGAGCATCCTCTACAACCTCAATCTCAGCGAAGACGCACTCAAAACACTTGTAGGCAAAGAAGGGGAGTTTATCGACGCCTTGATCAAGCTCATGCAACGTGGAAGCTACGAGTCTCGAGCTTATGCAGTGATGTTATTCAGATCAATGTTCGAGGTGGCTGACGACCCAATGAAGATGACAAACGTAAGACCTGAATTCTTCATCGAAGTCGTTCAGGTCTTGAATGATCAGATCTCACAGCAGGCCTCAAAAGCCACATTGCAGCTGCTCATCAAGCTCTGCCCTTGGGGACGAAACCGAGTCAAGGCCTTGGAAGCCGGGGCGGTTAATGTCTTGATCGAGCTTCTCCTTGATACATCTGCAGACAGGAGGACCTTGGAAATGACACTGATGGTTCTTGACATGATATGCGCCTGCGCAGAAGGCCGCGCAGCCCTGCTGAACCACGGGGCAGGACTCGCGGTGATTTCGAAGAAGATAATGAGAGTTTCGAAGGTGGGGAGCGAAAGGGCTGTGAGGATTTTGTTCTCCATTTGCAAGTTCTCGGCGACCCCGAGTGTTTTGCAGGAGATGATGCAACTGGGTGTTGTGGCAAAGCTGTGCTTGGTGCTTCAAGTGGACAGTGGGAGCAAGACCAAGGAGAAGGCCAGAGAGATCTTGAAATTGCATGCAAGGACATGGAAGAACTCTACTTGTATACCAAGCAGTTTGGTTTCTTCTTATCCTTCATAG